The proteins below come from a single Biomphalaria glabrata chromosome 10, xgBioGlab47.1, whole genome shotgun sequence genomic window:
- the LOC106079657 gene encoding NUAK family SNF1-like kinase 2 codes for MIFRAFGLVFFLLIHMMSKALVAHLLGVEYDNKVLMDRYPTKVLRMKKSLDNSVKKALKMVFKEDSAEGRKALRHFVKEVNILSKLNHPHIVIVDSVATLPKFNCILMPYYDGGNLTQILPYLNWHVSDHYLVQLCSALTYLRWKNIVHRDVKTDNVLLNTNHHIVLADFGLSDVLPPGQSMIKHIKGTIYYMAPEQSNSVPYDGFKSDMFALGVILWCMIMRMDVILFKPEQPLVEIVKSTTSLSPIDSNILCGLLEMNPDERWSITTLVNSLSGFPRFATKVQPFKERGLL; via the exons ATGATTTTTCGAGCCTTTGGATTAGTCTTTTTCCTTTTAATTCACATGATGTCCAAAGCATTAGTAGCCCATTTGCTTGGAGTCGAGTACGACAATAAAGTTCTTATGGATAGATACCCGACCAAAGTTCTTAGGATGAAAAAGAGTTTAGACAACTCTGTAAAAAAAGCTTTGAAGATGGTTTTCAAGGAAGACTCCGCAGAAGGTCGAAAAGCTTTACGCCATTTCGTCAAAGAGGTTAACATTTTGTCCAAGCTGAATCATCCACACATCGTTATTGTCGACTCAGTGGCCACCCTCCCAAAGTTCAACTGCATCCTCATGCCGTATTACGATGGAGGAAACCTCACTCAGATTCTACCTTACTTGAACTGGCATGTAAGTGATCATTACTTGGTGCAGCTCTGCTCGGCTCTGACCTACCTCCGCTGGAAGAACATCGTCCACAGAGACGTCAAGACAGACAATGTGCTTCTCAATACTAATCATCACATTGTGCTGGCTGACTTTGGACTTTCCGACGTCCTGCCTCCTGGACAAAGCATGATCAAACATATTAAAGGTACCATATATTACATGGCACCAGAACAGAGCAACAGTGTTCCGTACGATGGTTTCAAG TCTGACATGTTCGCCCTGGGAGTAATACTTTGGTGCATGATCATGAGAATGGATGTTATACTGTTCAAACCGGAGCAGCCCTTGGTAGAAATCGTCAAAAGCACAACCTCCCTATCTCCTATTGACAG TAACATTCTTTGTGGCCTGCTGGAAATGAACCCTGATGAAAGATGGTCCATCACGACTTTGGTGAACTCACTGAGTGGCTTCCCGCGTTTTGCAACTAAAGTACAACCGTTTAAAG agAGAGGTTTGCTTTGA
- the LOC129928651 gene encoding lysoplasmalogenase-like protein TMEM86A — translation MSELSRLKSTMNILNEDYEEMIRTKRLKPLTVLKSVGPKLVPFFKTVAIFFVLFGMEEKPSIFFCIVKCLPIFSLIVFVLLHGMSFDECYRYSRRILVGLIFSVMGDALLVWKHAYANLELGLLCFAVAQTSYARAFGWRPFKPYAGSVFVAVGLCVYCYLQSYLTGIMVYLAPFYITLICTMAWRAVARVQIYDDLWTWTKLCGCAGAVFFLTSDMVIAVNMFAFSVPFAHQIVMLTYYAAQFGISLSVVDSQADELIRVQKRQ, via the exons ATGTCTGAATTATCAAGACTAAAATCTACCatgaatattttaaatgaaGATTACGAAGAAATGATCAGGACTAAAAGACTGAAGCCTTTGACTGTG CTGAAGAGCGTGGGGCCCAAGCTTGTCCCATTCTTCAAAACGGTGGCCATATTTTTTGTCCTGTTTGGAATGGAGGAGAAACCTTCCATCTTCTTCTGCATCGTGAAGTGCCTGCCGATCTTCTCTCTCATTGTGTTTGTGCTGCTTCACGGCATGAGCTTTGATGAGTGTTACAGGTACTCCAGGCGGATCCTGGTAGGCCTTATCTTCTCTGTCATGGGAGATGCCCTTCTTGTATGGAAGCATGCCTATGCCAACCTCGAGCTAGGCCTTCTCTGCTTTGCTGTCGCCCAGACAAGTTATGCCCGAGCTTTCGGATGGAGGCCTTTCAAGCCGTATGCAGGATCTGTGTTCGTGGCCGTTGGGCTGTGCGTGTACTGCTACTTACAATCCTACCTGACTGGCATCATGGTCTACCTGGCACCTTTCTACATCACCCTTATATGCACCATGGCTTGGCGTGCTGTGGCCCGTGTCCAGATCTACGATGACCTCTGGACGTGGACCAAACTGTGTGGCTGCGCTGGCGCTGTCTTCTTCCTCACTTCCGACATGGTCATTGCTGTCAACATGTTTGCGTTCTCAGTGCCCTTCGCTCACCAAATCGTCATGCTGACCTACTACGCTGCCCAGTTTGGAATCTCCCTATCTGTGGTGGATAGCCAAGCCGATGAGCTAATAAGGGTACAGAAGAGGCAGTAG